Part of the Vigna angularis cultivar LongXiaoDou No.4 chromosome 1, ASM1680809v1, whole genome shotgun sequence genome, AAATACCACATCTCCAACATTCAACTCAGCCAAATAAGAATGTTATTCCACAATAATTAGAAATTTTGGTTTTCTGATATACAATTAATTGAATCAGTTTCCTTAAAACcctaattaagaaaaaaaaactcatactTCACGCAAAGCAAATAGCCAACGGCAATTCCATCATCAAAAGTCCTCCAATTCAACTTTTGAGTACACAAAAAAATCCACATAACTCTCAATCATCCACCATTCTCTTTAAAGCAAAACGATAACAATTACCACAAATGATTTAGTCTTCTAAACCGGGAATAGCTCAGGCTCAACACCCTactcaaataaaaaactacCCACCAGATCTGAATACGCTCAAGACTAACCAACTATAAATCTTTACTGTGCCTATTCAAGACTGTTTATTGGTTATGCGTGCTTCGGCAGCCAGCATAGCACTCTTTAATAACCATTGTTAGTAATAGTTGACAGTCATTCAAGGAAATGGCCAAGAACTGAAATAAATTGAAGTGCACACCTACAACCTAGAGAAATTCATTCGTTGAAGAGAAACTTGTTGCAAACACATTGGTCGCTTCAGTTGTAAAACAATAACAACCAGACACAAATGTTAACCACGATCATAATTGAATAAGCAACAAATCTTTTAATGCCATAAGAACGAATGAATAACTTAACTGAGGCTACGAAAACAAATCACCAGTTCAATAGTGAAAAACAATTCTGTCATGCGGCTTTGGAATCAACAGAAACCAGCAGCACAGCTAGACAGCCATCATCAGTGTACCAACTGCTAATACCATTGCCAACCCGATCTCAGCAAAGAGGGCAGCAACAGTCAGCTACAGTAACTGGTTAGTGCTTCAAACTATTCACGAACACATGCATATCTTACTACTAAAGATGCATCAGCTACCACCTCACAGCTACAGTGTCATGGAGCAGTGTTCTACAACAAACGTATCTCACTACATTAAGTGACAAATGTTATAATCTCGAAAGgtcaatgttaaaaattatcCATTAAAATACCCTAAAAAAGAGTAACCATGAGTGTGTTACCATTGTCCACTTCCAAATAAACACCAGCACATTAAAGTTCATATTTACGACCCACAGTTTAATGTTTAGTATCCGCATCTGAATCAACAAATGACAGGTCCAACTCCTATGAGGCATCGGCTACATGTCAAAATATGCTCAACTTGTTCGTCACAGCATCAAGAATCCCTTTTAGGACACTTTTTTCCAAGGCCAAACACGATTACCAGATCAAAAATCAGAATATTCTCAATGGATATGACGGAtctcagaagaaaaaaaaaataaccaaaaaaagCTTACCAATGATCAGATCATTCAGGAAAAAACCAAGTCAACTAATTGTCTGTTTAATCAGCACATTGGTAAAAAATCAGTCTTAAATCAGCATATTCTTGCAACCAGCATCAAATTCACGACCAATCATCAATGACATAGAAACAGCATCAACAGCAACAAAGCCAACATGCGCCTATCAGGCCCCCATCACTTTTCCGGATCATAACTATAAAACCCAATAagtttttcaatataaattaacTGAACTTTAACTAGATCAGTCACTCCTTCCTATaaagaggaaaatgaaaatggagatgtggagagagaaaattgcaaacagcagaatgaaaataaaatgcaaaaatCCCTTAAACTGAGGTAGAATCATCCTATCAACTACAGGGTCTAATAGTTACCAAACACTGAAGTAGATGACATAGCAAGTCCaaatataaaaaccaaacaTCAAGGAAGTCTGACCCTACCAAACAGCACTTAGATCATAAAATCCTTCAATGACTCTGATAAGACCATTCACACAGACTAAAAGTTCCAACAATAGCAAAACAGCTACAGGTGCAATAGTCCGGCACTCTAGAACATGCGAAGCATATCTTATTCCTGCAAGAGAACAAATATGGAAAAGCcacaataaataaatacctTGTTGACCAAAAGGTTGGTAAATTCCATTACTGCATTAAGACAAGTTACTTACATCACCATTCGAATTTCGAGGGGAAGGGCTTCGTGAAGCTTCAGGGCGACCACGTGGTGATACACTGCGCGGGGAAGGAGAACGTGGAGAACGTCCATCACGGCTACGATTTGCTGGACTTTCACCCCTTGGGCTTTTCCTAGGGGAAGTACTCCTTTGGGGAGAAGTGCTCCGCTGTAAGGAAGGACTCTTTCGAGGACTAGGACTGCGTCGTGCAGGGGAGCGACTATAAGGAATATCAAGGAAAGAGTCAAACATAATTGCAATAAGGAATGGGGTAAAAACAATTGCAAGAACTATATATCAACAAATGAAGACCTGTCAACTGATCTACTCCGGCTCCTACTATGATGCTCATCATCATAGCGTGCCCTACCACGACCCTTGTAATCAAGACTGGTACTACGGCTCCTGCTTCTGTGACGATAATCTTTGTCTCTCCCACGGTGCTTGTCACGTTCATACCTATCATAGCTTCTACTGCGACTTCTCTTTCTATAATCCCTGTCTCTGTCTCTGTCATCACGATACCTGCAGATGacattaataaattcatttctCCAACCACATCAACTGGAAAAATGAACGACCAAACTACATTGGctataaaaactcattttaattgCCAAAGATCATTTTCAAAATGACTGGATAAATGGCATTGGTatgtttgaaaataatattttggggaaataatagatttttcttcaaaagaaaaaactgaaaaaaaatgtttcccaAACCCTGTTAATCCTAACACAATTCTTTTAAAAACATTTGACAACTGGAATGTATGTGAACTAAACTCCGTCCAATAAATGACAGTTGAGAGGGAGAAAGCATTCAGCGTTCACTAGATAAGAGAAGGCTAGTATATGCTGAACACAGGCGTGTTTTAACTTCCCCTTTCATCCCTGAACTCAGGTAACTGCATTAAGAATCCAgggcaaaacaaaaaaaaaaaactatgcgTTTACTTCTGAAAAACAACATAAGTACAAAATTAAATTGCATGATATACAGCCTGATTGCCACAAAATCATAGCTTACAGTGTACCAATGAAGATTCCAAAATATTGTTTTAGTTGTAACATGGACATCTcataacataaaaacaaaagctaagaaaaaatatgaaattgaacATCAAACTCAACACAAAAACAGGCAATCAAGGCATACTAGCACAActattatcaacaaaataaataattctacAATTGTAGTTCAACACTTCTCATTACAGTAAAGCCAGCCCAACATTTTAAAGAAGCAAGTAAATTTAACAACAGCAAACCTTTTCCTGGGACTACGGCTTCTTGACCGGTGCCTTGATCTCTGGGCCGTTTCAATAATCCTTCCTTTGTGACtgcaaattgaaaaaattaactaaGCCATGGACAAACTCACATGTCATCGTCATGCAAAATCATTGAATTGGAGTAAGGCCAGTCTGATTACTGTTTTTCCAAAACTCTTTGTTATTAATAAAGTTAACTTCTGAAACTGATAATTTTCAAACCCTGTGGGCCAAAATTTATAGAGATAAGATTGAGAACACAAACTAGATtatacattttctttaattcttcgCAGCTCTCAATCTCAAAACCTAGCAACATCACCACTGCCACATGGAATGCTAACACCCCAAACACAACAGTGTAAGTTTGCAAATTAAGCTAAAACCATGATGAATCTCTAAATAGAGAAACAGACAATGGCAACAACTTCACAAGGGAAAAAGAGGCTCTGGGAAATAATCCCCccaacaaattttcattttcaaaaataacataaacaaataaataaataacaaataataaaagaaaaaggaaccaCTTACATCCTCTCAGCATTAGGCCCATATTTCGCAAACTGGACAGTTATTTCACGACCATCAACCATTCTTCCTGAAAGGGTTACAAGACTCGCCCATTCAAAACAGAATCTAACAAAACAAAGACTAAAAGAACCAATTAAAAACAAGAAAGCATACCGTCGAGCCTATCAACGGCCTTTTGAGCCTCATCAGCATACTTGTAACGCACAAAGGCAAAACCCCTGGACTCACCAGTCCTTtacgacaaaatcaataaacgAAGAACAAATCATTAAATAGAGAAAAGATTATGAATAAACggtgacaaaaaaaattgagaatgaaatttgaaagtACCTTCGATCCTTGGGGATGAAGATGTCGACGACCTTCCCATACTTGTCGAATAGAGGAAATAGGTCATCGGCTGTGGTGCCTGAAGGCAACAACATTAAACGTTAGATTAAGGGTTTAGCagaaaaattacagaaaagagaaagagaaaaagagagagagagagcgagagagagagagagagaaaatacgGAAGGTGATGTTGAGAACGAGAAGAGAGTAAGTGTCGGAAATGTCAGGAGGACCCGAGCGTCCGAAGTGAGACATGTTTGTTGGGAGAGAGAGACAGAggcgaagaagaagaagatgaagataagaaaaaagaagatattAGGGATTAAGAAGAAGAAGGGCTAGGGTTTGGGTTTGTCGTAGCGTTGGCCGCATAAACCAAACCTTCTTGAACATTCCTTGTGCCAAAGCCTCTATTTATCTTCACGTGCAAACTCTTTCTACatctttgatttatttttcttttaccagCATTGtgccaaaaataaataaactcttttactattcataatatttattcacctgattttgaaaacttaatGTTTAcctgattttttaatttttttaaattgaaaaaaataatttatttgataaattttatatattatactaaattaattaaataactgatatatgttttaaatatcagtaaatatatatatctataattttttctttatagtaaaattaatgataataaattattattattattataaaactaaatataaatagggttaaatatgtttttagtcgcTAAACTATTGGCTGTTTGTGGTTTTCGTCCAAAATTCTGAAGATTAAAACGaacgttttaaaaaaaatgaggaccaaattgtaccttactttgaaagaggaacGAAAATCAGAaacgaggactaaaaacatatttaactcatataa contains:
- the LOC108320878 gene encoding serine/arginine-rich splicing factor SC35 — its product is MSHFGRSGPPDISDTYSLLVLNITFRTTADDLFPLFDKYGKVVDIFIPKDRRTGESRGFAFVRYKYADEAQKAVDRLDGRMVDGREITVQFAKYGPNAERIHKGRIIETAQRSRHRSRSRSPRKRYRDDRDRDRDYRKRSRSRSYDRYERDKHRGRDKDYRHRSRSRSTSLDYKGRGRARYDDEHHSRSRSRSVDSRSPARRSPSPRKSPSLQRSTSPQRSTSPRKSPRGESPANRSRDGRSPRSPSPRSVSPRGRPEASRSPSPRNSNGDE